In Aegilops tauschii subsp. strangulata cultivar AL8/78 chromosome 3, Aet v6.0, whole genome shotgun sequence, one genomic interval encodes:
- the LOC109741022 gene encoding cytosolic isocitrate dehydrogenase [NADP]: MRWQSYSLRSLTSPSHHSRRLPHQPAPTRSRPPRQSASAAAAMAFEKIKVANPIVEMDGDEMTRVFWQSIKDKLIFPFLDLDIKYFDLGVLHRDATDDKVTVEAAEATLKYNVAIKCATITPDEDRVKEFNLKQMWRSPNGTIRNIINGTVFREPIICKNVPKLVPGWTKPICIGRHAFGDQYRATDAVLKGPGKLRLVFEGKDETVDLEVFNFTGAGGVAMAMYNTDESIRGFAEASMAIAYEKKWPLYLSTKNTILKKYDGRFKDIFQEIYEAGWKSKYEAAGIWYEHRLIDDMVAYALKSEGGYVWACKNYDGDVQSDFLAQGFGSLGLMTSVLMCPDGKTIEAEAAHGTVTRHFRVHQKGGETSTNSIASIFAWTRGLAHRAKLDENARLLEFAQKLEEACVGTVESGKMTKDLALLVHGSSKVTRSDYLNTEEFIDAVAAELKSRL; encoded by the exons ATGCGCTGGCAAAGTTACTCACTCCGTTCTCTCACCTCCCCGAGTCACCACAGCCGCCGCCTACCCCACCAACCTGCCCCGACCCGCTCCCGACCTCCGAGGCAATCAGCGTCCGCCGCGGCCGCCATGGCGTTCGAGAAGATCAAGGTCGCCAACCCCATCGTCGAGATGGACG GCGATGAGATGACCAGAGTATTCTGGCAGTCTATCAAGGACAAG CTTATCTTCCCATTTTTGGACTTGGACATTAAGTACTTTGACTTGGGAGTTCTACACCGTGATGCAACTGATGACAAGGTTACAGTGGAGGCTGCAGAGGCTACTCTCAA GTACAATGTGGCTATTAAATGTGCAACCATTACTCCAG ATGAAGATCGGGTTAAGGAGTTCAACCTAAAACAAATGTGGAGGAGCCCAAATGGCACAATTAGGAACATTATAAATG GCACCGTGTTCAGAGAGCCAATTATATGCAAGAATGTCCCAAAGCTTGTTCCAG GATGGACTAAGCCCATCTGCATTGGAAGGCATGCTTTCGGTGATCAGTACAGAGCAACTGATGCCGTTCTCAAGGGACCTGGCAAACTCAGACTAGTTTTCG AGGGAAAAGACGAGACGGTTGACCTTGAGGTTTTTAACTTCACTGGTGCTGGAGGAGTCGCCATGGCTATGTACAACACAGATGAG TCAATTCGAGGTTTTGCTGAAGCTTCTATGGCAATCGCTTATGAGAAGAAATGGCCATTGTACCTTAGCACAAAAAACACAATCCTTAAGAAATATGATGGCAG GTTCAAGGACATTTTCCAGGAGATCTATGAAGCTGGCTGGAAATCCAAATATGAGGCTGCTGGAATATG GTATGAACATCGTCTCATCGATGACATGGTTGCCTATGCACTTAAGAGCGAAGGAGGCTATGTTTGGGCTTGCAAGAACTATGACGGAGATGTGCAGAGTGATTTCTTAGCTCAAG GTTTTGGCTCTTTGGGCTTGATGACGTCAGTATTG ATGTGCCCTGATGGTAAAACCATCGAAGCTGAAGCTGCCCATGGCACAGTTACCCGCCATTTCCGTGTTCACCAGAAAGGTGGTGAAACCAGCACAAACAGCATTGCTTCAATCTTTGCTTGGACAAGAGGACTTGCACACAG GGCAAAGCTAGACGAGAATGCTAGACTTCTTGAATTTGCACAGAAACTTGAGGAAGCGTGCGTCGGAACTGTGGAGTCTGGGAAGATGACCAAGGACCTTGCACTCCTTGTCCATGGATCCTCAAA AGTTACAAGAAGCGATTACCTGAACACTGAAGAGTTCATTGACGCTGTTGCTGCTGAGCTCAAATCAAGACTGTGA